A segment of the Aquificaceae bacterium genome:
GTCTTTGAAAGGGTAAGAAATAAGCTTGTCCTGGGTGAGAATATATCTCAGACTGCCAGCTTTGTTTACTCTGGCGCTGCAGACATAGGCATAATAGCCCTTTCACTGGCTCTTGCCCCTCAGATGGAGGCAAGAGGAAAATACTGGCTCATACCAGAAGACAAGCACGAAAGGCTGGCTCAGGGATATGGAATAACAAAAGAGGGTGGCAAGCTGAAAAACAGCAAGAGGTTTTACGATTTCATAGGCTCACCAGAAGCAAGAAAAATATTCGTTAAATACGGCTTTGTCCTTCCGGGAGAGGCAAGGTGATGGTAGACATAAACCCCATCCCCATATGGCTCACCCTCAAGCTCTCCTTCTGGACAACCCTGATACTGCTCGTAATTGGTATCCCCCTTTCTTATTATCTAGCCTACACAAAAAGCAGGCTTGGACTTCTTATTGAAGCCCTTACCACACTACCCCTTGTGCTTCCACCTACGGTGCTGGGCTTTTATCTCCTTTTGCTCCTGAGCAAGCACGGCATCATAGGCTCTCTGTGGTATAAACTCCTTGACCGTCAGCTGGTTTTTCATTTTGAAGGTATAGTTATAGCATCTGTTATATACAGCCTGCCCATGATGGTGCATCCCCTTACATCCGGCTTCAGGAGCGTTCCACTCAACATAATAGAAGCAAGCTGGACGCTGGGAAAATCAAAGTTACAGACCCTATTCAGAGTCATCCTTCCAAACATGAAAGCGTCCGTGCTTACGGGCACAGTCCTGAGCTTTGCCCACACTATAGGCGAGTTTGGAGTGGTCCT
Coding sequences within it:
- the modB gene encoding molybdate ABC transporter permease subunit, translated to MVDINPIPIWLTLKLSFWTTLILLVIGIPLSYYLAYTKSRLGLLIEALTTLPLVLPPTVLGFYLLLLLSKHGIIGSLWYKLLDRQLVFHFEGIVIASVIYSLPMMVHPLTSGFRSVPLNIIEASWTLGKSKLQTLFRVILPNMKASVLTGTVLSFAHTIGEFGVVLMVGGNIEGDTRVVSIAIYDAVEAIDYATAHVYAGILFVASFISLALLYAVNRRWSL